The sequence below is a genomic window from Luteimonas sp. MC1825.
AAGCGCCGTGGGTCTTCGCGGCGGCTGTCCGCGCACGCCGACGCTCTTCGCTGGCGTTCCGAGGCGTGCGAGCGCCGACATGCGCGGACAGCCCTTGCAGCGCCGTCGCAACTTGCCGGCGACGTACAGGCTTATGGAGAAGTGTGGCGCCGCGAAACGCCGCACTCCATCACGTCAAGAGCGCTGTCCCGTCCTAGCCGCTCTCCCCACTGCAGCAGGATCACGAGGAGGCCAGGGCCGTACGCCCGCAAGCGCACGCCTCGGAACGCCAGCGAAGCTTGCGGGCGTACGGATCTGGCCGGAGTGTGGCCTAGCGAAAAATCAACCCGCCACGATCAGCCAGTTGTTGAAGGGCGTGTTGCCGTAGAGGGGGCGGAAGTCGACGTGCAGGCCCGCGGCGGCGAGCTGCGATTGCAGGCCTTCGCGCGTGGGGTAGCACTTCGGGACTTCCTGCATCCAGCCGAACAGGTGCGCCAGGCGGTCGGTGATGCGGGTGGTGCGGCCGCGCCGGCTGTCGTCGCCCAGGCCGCTGCGGATCACGAGCTTCGCCCCGGGGGTGAGCATGGCGATCGCGTCGGCGAGCAGCGCGCGCTGCGCTTCGGCGTCGAGGTACTGCAGCACGTCGAGGATGGCGACGCTGCCGGCGTGCGGCGGCCAGCCATCGGCGAGGTCGACGACCGCGAAGCGCGCGTCATCTTCGAACCCGCACTGCGCCGCGATGCGCGTGCCGCGGCGGATCTTGTCGGCATCGATGTCGACGCCGTGGTAGGGCATGGCCTGGCCGTCGAGGCGCAGCGCATGCAGCAGCAGGCCCAGCCCGCAGCCGAGGTCGAGCACCGGCGCGCTGGTGCCGCGCAGCGCGTCCAGGACGCCCGGGTAGAGCGGGTCGCTGCGCAGCTTGGACAGCGTGTAGAAATAGTCGTAGCGGTTGCCGAGCACGTGGGCGGGCAGGAACGCGCGCGCGATGGCGCGGGCTTCGTGGGGCGGGAACGGGGCGGTGGCGGAACGGGTCATGGCGTCCTTGCGTGGCGCTGCAGCAGGTGGCGGGCGGCCGGCAAGGCCAGGCGCGTCCATTCGGCGTGCATGGGGGCGGCGGGGTGCAGGCCGTCGTCAGCCAGCATGGCCGGCTCGGCGCCGCGTTCGCGACTGATGGGGCAGATGTCGACGAAAGCGACGCCACGCGCGTCGCAGATCGCGCGTGCGGCTGTGTTGTAGACATCCAGCTCGCGTGCGATCCCGGCCAGGTCCCGTCCACTTTCGGCGGCGAACGGGGTGACGCCCCAGTCGGGGATGGACAGCACCAGCACGCGGTCGGTGCGGCCGTCGACAAAGGCGATGGCGCGGTCCAGCAGTGCGCTGAACCCGTCGCGGTACCCGGCGACATCGCGGCCGCGGTACTGGTCGTTGACGCCGATCAGCAGGCTGGCGAAATCGAACGGACCCCGTGGCTGGGCGGCGTCGATCGCAGTGGCGAGTTCGTCGGTGGTCCAGCCGGTGGCGGCGATGGTGAGCGGGTCGTCGATCGCGATGCCGTCCGCGCGCAGCACCCGGGCCAGGCCATGCGTCCAGCGCGCGTGGGGGGCGACGCCTTCGCCGATCGTGTACGAGTCGCCGAGCGCGAGGTAGCGGAGCGCCACGCCGCGGTCAGGCCGTGGCCGCGCGCGCGGCGGTGATCGGCACCACCTTGCCGGCGGCTTCGGCGCGTCGGTCGAGCACGCGTTCGATGCGCCGGAACACTTCGCGCAGCTGGTCCGGCTCGGGCAGCAGCGTCACGCGGAAATGGTTGCGGTAGGGCACGTTGAAGCTCGAGCCCGGCACCACCAGGACGTGCTCGGTCTCCATCAGCTCGAGCGCGAAATCGTGGTCGTCGAAGCCCTGCGCGGCCGGACCGGTGACGCCCGGGAACGCATACAGCGCGCCGGCCGGTGCGTGCAGCTTGAGGTGCGCGCTGGCGGCGCAGCTTTCGATCACCGCACGGCGCGCTTCGTGCAGTCGGCCGCCGGGCGCGCACAGCGGGCCGATGGTGTCGGGCCCCGACAGCGCTGCCGGCACCGCGAACTGGCCCGGCACGTTGGCGCACAGGCGCAGCGCGCCGAGCAGGTCCATGGCGTGGCGGTAGTCGCGGGTGGCGGCTTCGTCGCCGGACAGCATCGCCCAGCCCACGCGCCAGCCGCAGGCGCGGTGCACCTTGGACAGGCCGCCGAACGACAGGCACGGCACGTCGCCGGCCAGCGGCGCCAGCGGCTCGAACGTGGCGCTGTCGTAGAGGATGCCGTCGTAGATCTCGTCGGACATCAGCAACAGGCCGCGGCGCGCGGCGATGTCGACGATGCGCTCGAGCAGCGCGCGCGGGTAGGTCGCGCCGGTCGGATTGTTGGGGTTGATCAGCACGATGGCGCGGGTGCGCGACGACACCAGCGCTTCGAGCTCGTCCGGATCCGGCAGGAAGGCGTTGCCTTCCTTGCAGCGGTAGTACACCGGGCGGCCGTCGTTGAGGATGGTGGCCGCCGACCACAGCGGGTAGTCGGGCGAGGGCAACAGCACTTCGTCGCCGGGGTTGAGCAGGGCGCGCAGGGCGATGTCGATCAGCTCGCTCACGCCGTTGCCGATGAACACGTCGTTGGCCGAGGCGCCGGTGACGCCACGCGCGGCGTGCTGGGCGGCCACCGCCTCGCGCGCGGCGGGCAGGCCCTGCTGGTGCGTGTACGGATCGGTGCCGGCGATGTGGTCGGCGATCGCGCGCTGCAGGTGCTCCGGCGCGCGGAATCCGAAGGCGCCGGGATTGCCGATGTTGAGCTTGATCAGGGTGTGGCCCTGCGCCTCGAGGTCGCGGGCGCGGCGGGCAAGTTCGCCACGGATCTCGTAGCGGACTTCGGACAGGCGCTCGCGCGTCTTCAGGCGGGGCTCGGACATCGGTGCGGGGCGTGCGGGGGTGGCCGCAAAGCCTAGCGGAATTGCCGCCTGGCCGCCGGCGCGGCGCGACTGGGGGATAGAATCCGCGCATGCCCAACACCGACCCCCGCGCTTGAGTCCCGAGATCCTCGCCCTGCGGGCGATCGGCTGGCCGTACGAGGGCCTGCCGGCCTCGGGCGGCTGGGCGGAGGTGATGGCCGCGCACCCCATGGCGCAGCCGGTGCGGGTGGTCGAGCAGCACCGCACCAAATACGTGGTCGCGGTGGGTCCCGGCGATGGATTCGCCGTGGAGTCGCTGCCGGAATGGCAGCGTCCGAAGTGCCCGCCGGAGCAGCGCGCCGCCGTCGGTGACTGGCTGCTGGTCGAGGGCCGCCAGGTGGTCGCCCTGCTGCTGCCGCGGCGCAGCGTGGTCAAGCGCGCGGCCGCCGGCGAGCATTACAAGCAGCAGATCATCGCGACCAACATCGACACCGCGTTCGTGGTCTGCGGCCTGGACGGCGATTTCAACCCGCGGCGCATCGAGCGCTACCTGCTGCTGGTGCAGGGCGGCGGCGTGGAGCCGGTGCTGGTGCTCACCAAGGCGGACCAGCCCGGCGTCGACATCGACGGCGCGATGGCCGAGCTGGAAGACAGCATCCGCGCCGGCCTGGCGGTGGTGGTGGTCAATGCCCGCGACCCGGCCAGCGTCGCGGCGCTGGACCCCTGGCTCGGCCCGGGCCGCACCGCGGTGCTGGTGGGCAGTTCCGGCGCGGGCAAGTCCACGCTGACCAATTCGCTGGTCGGCCACGAGCGCATGCGCACCGGCGCGGTGCGCGAAAACGATGCGCGCGGCCGCCACACCACCACCCACCGTGCGCTGGTGCCGCTGGCCTCGGGTGCCTGCCTGATCGACACCCCGGGCATGCGCGAGCTCAAGCCCACCGGCGAGGAGGACATCGCCGAGGGCGGGTTTGCCGAAGTCGAGGCGCTGGCCGACGCCTGCCGCTTCCGCGACTGCAAGCATGATCGCGAACCCGGCTGCGCGGTGCGCGCGGCGATCGAGGCCGGAACGCTGGACGCGGCCCGCTTCGCGCACTACATCAAGCTGCGCGACGAGGTGGCCGGTGCCGCCAGCGTGCTCGCCAGCCGCCTGGCGCAGGCGCAGGCGAAGCCGGGCCGTCGCTGAGCGCGACCGGCGCGCCACGGGGAGATCCGCCGCCATGCACGCCAACGCCGACATCGCCCACCACGCCACGCTCGATGCGCGCATGGTCCAGGCCGCGCGCGGCATCCGCCTGCTGACCCTGGCGAGCTGGCCGGCATCGGTGCAGCACGCGTTCCTGGCGCGCTGGGCCAGCGGTGACGCGCGCCCGCCGCAGTACGCCTATCCGCGCCATGACTTCGGCGACGCACGCCGCGAGCTCGCGGCGATCGCGGTGGCCGCGGACCCGCAGCATCCGCTGGGCGCCTACATTGCCGATTCCGCGCGCAACTGGGGCGTTGCCGCGGAGCTGCTGGAGGCGCTGGGCACGGCGGCCGCCGGCCTGCATTCGGAACGGCTGTTCGGGCGCCCGGACGCGCCCTTGCCGGGCAGCGAGGCCACCACGCGCGATGCCGCGCGGCATTTCATCGCCATCGCCGACGAGCTCGACCGCGAGCTGCTGGCGCCCGAGGAGCAGGTGCAGGTCTCCGCCACCGCGCTGCAGCTGCAGCTGCAGGCCGACCTCGACGCGTTCTTCGACGCGCGCGTGGTCGAGGTGGTGCTCGACCCGGACCTGATCGCCAAGGCCGCCGCCGGCGCCACCCGCATCCGCCTGCGCGCGGGTGCGTCGTTCAGCGACTACGACCGCGGCCAGCTGCTGCAGCACGAGGCGTTCGTGCATTCGCTGAGCGCGCTCAACGGCCGGCGCCAGCCGCTGCTGGGCAGCCTGGCCCTGTCGTCGCCGCGCAGCACCGAAACCCAGGAAGGCCTGGCCACGTTTGCCGAGCTGGCCACCGGCAGCATCGACATCGAACGCATGAAGCGCGTGTCGCTGCGCACCGAGGCGATCGCGATGGCGATCGACGGCGCCGACTTCATCGACGTGTTCCGCTGGTTCCTGGCGGCCGGCCAGGGCGAGGTGGACAGCTTCTCCTCGGCGCAGCGCGTGTTCCGCGGCGTGCCCACCTGCGGCGGCGCGGCGTTCACCAAGGACACGGTGTACCTGCGCGGCCTGGTCGGCGTGCACACGTTCTTCCGCCAGGCGCTGGCCGGCGGGCGCCTGCGCCTGTGTCGCCTGCTGTTCGCCGGCAAGATGACGCTCGACGACGTGGTGGCGTTCGAGCCGCTGTTCGACGACGGCACGCTGCTGCCGCCGTACTGGCTGCCG
It includes:
- a CDS encoding methyltransferase domain-containing protein, whose product is MTRSATAPFPPHEARAIARAFLPAHVLGNRYDYFYTLSKLRSDPLYPGVLDALRGTSAPVLDLGCGLGLLLHALRLDGQAMPYHGVDIDADKIRRGTRIAAQCGFEDDARFAVVDLADGWPPHAGSVAILDVLQYLDAEAQRALLADAIAMLTPGAKLVIRSGLGDDSRRGRTTRITDRLAHLFGWMQEVPKCYPTREGLQSQLAAAGLHVDFRPLYGNTPFNNWLIVAG
- a CDS encoding SGNH/GDSL hydrolase family protein — translated: MALRYLALGDSYTIGEGVAPHARWTHGLARVLRADGIAIDDPLTIAATGWTTDELATAIDAAQPRGPFDFASLLIGVNDQYRGRDVAGYRDGFSALLDRAIAFVDGRTDRVLVLSIPDWGVTPFAAESGRDLAGIARELDVYNTAARAICDARGVAFVDICPISRERGAEPAMLADDGLHPAAPMHAEWTRLALPAARHLLQRHARTP
- a CDS encoding aminotransferase class I/II-fold pyridoxal phosphate-dependent enzyme gives rise to the protein MSEPRLKTRERLSEVRYEIRGELARRARDLEAQGHTLIKLNIGNPGAFGFRAPEHLQRAIADHIAGTDPYTHQQGLPAAREAVAAQHAARGVTGASANDVFIGNGVSELIDIALRALLNPGDEVLLPSPDYPLWSAATILNDGRPVYYRCKEGNAFLPDPDELEALVSSRTRAIVLINPNNPTGATYPRALLERIVDIAARRGLLLMSDEIYDGILYDSATFEPLAPLAGDVPCLSFGGLSKVHRACGWRVGWAMLSGDEAATRDYRHAMDLLGALRLCANVPGQFAVPAALSGPDTIGPLCAPGGRLHEARRAVIESCAASAHLKLHAPAGALYAFPGVTGPAAQGFDDHDFALELMETEHVLVVPGSSFNVPYRNHFRVTLLPEPDQLREVFRRIERVLDRRAEAAGKVVPITAARAATA
- the rsgA gene encoding ribosome small subunit-dependent GTPase A yields the protein MSPEILALRAIGWPYEGLPASGGWAEVMAAHPMAQPVRVVEQHRTKYVVAVGPGDGFAVESLPEWQRPKCPPEQRAAVGDWLLVEGRQVVALLLPRRSVVKRAAAGEHYKQQIIATNIDTAFVVCGLDGDFNPRRIERYLLLVQGGGVEPVLVLTKADQPGVDIDGAMAELEDSIRAGLAVVVVNARDPASVAALDPWLGPGRTAVLVGSSGAGKSTLTNSLVGHERMRTGAVRENDARGRHTTTHRALVPLASGACLIDTPGMRELKPTGEEDIAEGGFAEVEALADACRFRDCKHDREPGCAVRAAIEAGTLDAARFAHYIKLRDEVAGAASVLASRLAQAQAKPGRR
- a CDS encoding flavohemoglobin expression-modulating QEGLA motif protein codes for the protein MHANADIAHHATLDARMVQAARGIRLLTLASWPASVQHAFLARWASGDARPPQYAYPRHDFGDARRELAAIAVAADPQHPLGAYIADSARNWGVAAELLEALGTAAAGLHSERLFGRPDAPLPGSEATTRDAARHFIAIADELDRELLAPEEQVQVSATALQLQLQADLDAFFDARVVEVVLDPDLIAKAAAGATRIRLRAGASFSDYDRGQLLQHEAFVHSLSALNGRRQPLLGSLALSSPRSTETQEGLATFAELATGSIDIERMKRVSLRTEAIAMAIDGADFIDVFRWFLAAGQGEVDSFSSAQRVFRGVPTCGGAAFTKDTVYLRGLVGVHTFFRQALAGGRLRLCRLLFAGKMTLDDVVAFEPLFDDGTLLPPYWLPRWVSRANGLAGTLAFSVFANRIRLDKVGTGRHG